One window of the Streptomyces sp. B3I8 genome contains the following:
- a CDS encoding Fur family transcriptional regulator, with translation MSDLLMRLRRSGWRLTAQRRVVAEVLDRDHVHLTAQEVHSRAVERLPEISRATVYNILGELVDRGELLEVSTDERAKRYDPNAHHPHHHLACVRCGEMRDVPAKGDLLAHLPEPQRDGYTLFAVDLTYRGICPNCAR, from the coding sequence GTGAGTGATCTCCTGATGCGGCTGCGGCGGAGCGGCTGGCGCCTGACGGCGCAGCGGCGCGTCGTCGCCGAGGTGCTCGACCGGGACCATGTCCACCTGACCGCGCAGGAGGTCCATTCCCGCGCGGTGGAGCGACTGCCCGAGATCTCCCGGGCGACGGTCTACAACATCCTGGGTGAACTCGTCGATCGCGGGGAGCTCCTGGAGGTCTCCACGGACGAGCGGGCCAAGCGCTACGACCCCAACGCGCACCACCCCCACCATCATCTGGCCTGCGTCCGCTGCGGCGAGATGCGCGACGTGCCCGCGAAGGGCGATCTCCTCGCCCACCTGCCGGAGCCGCAACGCGACGGATACACGCTCTTCGCCGTCGACCTGACGTACCGGGGGATCTGCCCGAACTGCGCACGCTGA
- a CDS encoding protoglobin domain-containing protein, producing MSEATVPGYRYGDSALPASPVSVEELDRLKSAVLFGEADEAALRQAWQVLESQVEAVLDVWYGFVGANEHLVAYFSTPEGEPIGAYLDAVRHRFGKWIEDTCTRPYDAEWLAYQEEIAVRHTPAKKNHTDHVASVHNVSMRYMVAFIYPITATIRPFLAAGGHSEEEVEAMFQAWFKSITLQVALWTRPYLTEGW from the coding sequence ATGAGCGAAGCGACCGTTCCCGGATACCGTTACGGTGATTCCGCACTCCCGGCATCGCCGGTGTCCGTCGAGGAGCTCGACAGGCTGAAGTCGGCCGTCCTGTTCGGCGAGGCCGACGAGGCCGCGCTGCGGCAGGCGTGGCAGGTGCTGGAGAGCCAGGTCGAGGCGGTCCTCGACGTCTGGTACGGCTTCGTGGGGGCGAACGAGCACCTGGTGGCCTACTTCTCCACGCCGGAGGGCGAGCCGATCGGCGCCTACCTCGACGCGGTGCGCCACCGTTTCGGCAAGTGGATCGAGGACACCTGCACGCGGCCCTACGACGCCGAGTGGCTCGCGTACCAGGAGGAGATCGCCGTGCGGCACACGCCGGCGAAGAAGAACCACACCGACCACGTGGCCTCGGTCCACAATGTGTCGATGCGTTACATGGTGGCCTTCATCTACCCCATCACCGCCACCATCCGGCCCTTCCTGGCCGCCGGCGGCCACTCCGAGGAGGAGGTCGAGGCCATGTTCCAGGCCTGGTTCAAGTCCATCACCCTCCAGGTCGCCCTCTGGACGCGCCCGTACCTCACCGAGGGCTGGTGA
- a CDS encoding GNAT family N-acetyltransferase — MDRENVTDITWLSSAQARDLRLMSSVTELINEVYEEAEKGLWAQGTTRTSPEEVESFTRAGEMAVARVEGELVGCVRIRRLDGHTGEFGMLAAAPERRGTGIGRALVRFAERESALRGLEAMQLELLVPRAWSHPSKVFLDEWYTRIGYRAGRTGAIEDFHPQLAPHLATACDFVVYRKALEAAAR; from the coding sequence ATGGACCGCGAGAACGTAACCGACATCACCTGGCTGTCTTCGGCGCAGGCCCGCGACCTCCGCCTGATGTCCTCGGTCACGGAGCTGATCAACGAGGTCTACGAGGAGGCCGAGAAGGGATTGTGGGCGCAGGGAACGACGCGGACCTCGCCGGAGGAGGTCGAGTCGTTCACCCGGGCGGGCGAGATGGCGGTGGCGCGCGTGGAAGGGGAACTCGTCGGGTGCGTGCGGATCCGGCGGCTGGACGGACACACCGGCGAGTTCGGCATGCTGGCGGCGGCGCCCGAACGGCGCGGGACGGGGATCGGCCGTGCGCTGGTGAGGTTCGCCGAACGGGAAAGCGCACTGCGGGGACTCGAGGCGATGCAGCTCGAACTGCTCGTGCCCCGCGCGTGGTCGCACCCGTCCAAGGTCTTCCTCGACGAGTGGTACACGCGCATCGGATACCGGGCCGGCCGCACCGGGGCGATCGAGGACTTCCATCCGCAGCTCGCCCCGCACCTCGCCACGGCATGCGACTTCGTTGTCTACCGGAAGGCCCTGGAGGCGGCAGCACGCTGA